From the Lathyrus oleraceus cultivar Zhongwan6 chromosome 4, CAAS_Psat_ZW6_1.0, whole genome shotgun sequence genome, one window contains:
- the LOC127076207 gene encoding late embryogenesis abundant protein Lea5-A, producing the protein MSNIAANHLHYLRKQSYAVVAKSIRMQVAKTNVEVVKANVGNESTSVGNKDGTIFWMKDPKTGNWIPENHFGEVDAADLRNMFLPKKSQNQ; encoded by the exons ATGTCTAATATTGCTGCCAATCATCTTCACTATCTCAG AAAGCAATCCTATGCAGTTGTAGCAAAAAGTATAAGGATGCAAGTGGCAAAGACCAATGTGGAAGTGGTGAAGGCAAATGTGGGGAATGAATCAACTTCAGTGGGCAATAAAGATGGAACAATCTTTTGGATGAAAGATCCTAAGACTGGAAACTGGATTCCAGAGAATCACTTTGGAGAGGTTGATGCTGCAGACCTCAGAAATATGTTTCTTCCCAAAAAATCACAAAACCAGTGA